The Bombus pascuorum chromosome 12, iyBomPasc1.1, whole genome shotgun sequence genome contains the following window.
TGCCTCATATGGATATGTATAAATCAAACCAAGGTTCGTTCAAGGAAGAGATGCCTACGCACACATTGGATCATTATATGAGCTTTTATGCAATGGAATGCATGATAAATAAGCGCAGTTTCCTGTATTTCTAAAAAAGCTAGTGCATTACGCCTagaaatgtaataatgaaTATTGATGATAACAACTTTCATATTGCTGTTCATCGTATAAGCAGAGCTATTGTATTCATCgtataaacatatacatacatatgtttgattttctttataaaattcatataaaataaattactgaaTTATTTGGCAAGAAAAAATTAGTAGTGCATATAAATATGCATTTATAAGTCTTTCACATTGGAAATGGGAAAGGAATCtttaagaattaataattaattatatacatatataatgacAGGGGCACTACCGATAACATTGATCCCTTGTGTCGATACATCAACACCTTGTCTCCCGTGTGATCAGACAGATGACGCCACTCGGAAAAATCgacacaatatttttaattcaaatttctttcgaaacaAATAGAAATGAACTATGTATCACATTCTTTTATAGATTTCCATAAAAAGATAGACCGTAAATAATGACTTCGAGAATTATTTCAGAAAGTTTAGTGTCAAGGCGACCCACATTGTAGGTGAAAGGTATTCCAAAAAAAATGATGTGATCTGTTGCATCATGAGTCATCCCTTCAGACCGAATTAAATGtgcattttaaaaataatttaaatccaCGTATAGTGTGATTGCACATGCGAAAAGGTCGAAACATGtacactttttaattttagaagatttctttaaaaaatgtttcaaataataataattaattttttaatttataggaCTAGTCTTttcataaattacgaaaacaaTTTGGAGTATCTTTAAGATTGGCTACTTTGTGTATTAACCTTTGAAAATATGCCAGAGATTCATTTCCGCCAACGATTCAAgactattataaatttatcaaaacaCGAAATGGTAAATTAGTAAGCAGTAAATTAGTTACcgaaaaatagtaaatagaaaagacatacgcgaataaaattaacccattcttttatatttataaatgtaatctAACTAAAATGTAAACtagttaattttaataattacttatatttataaaaccaTTTAAGGATGGCACGACTAATTCATCCCTTTCAAAACGTTTTAACGCGCTCTATGAACTGACGAAAAATAATACCGTCAGAAGCAATTGAGCTTAATTTATAAGTTCACATTACGTTATCACGCAAAGTTGCGTGAACACAACCAACGCAGACATAGATACTAGATCGATATATTAACTAATGTctctaattttaattctatgaAAAGAAAGCATatcaaaaacaatttttaattagtaatCCAGACCAGTATTCTAATTACATATGCAAAAAGGTCGCATATATGCACGTATGCATCCGTAAtcattagaaataatttcatatcatCGTTCTATTTTAAAGTTATAGAACAAAGCATTAAAATCACGCAAAATTAAAAGGgttaaaaacataaaaagaattatcgaCTCACATCCTGGTGGTGAACCTTTTGTGATGGTGATTTTATAGGGCTGATAGATAGCGCTTGGTTCTACTTTTCCATACATTGTTCGATCCATagccattttttttttttttttttttaacgtacCACTTGAAAATATAATCACACTTATATCcgtttacttatttttatgtcAGTTCATACAGAATCACGAATTCATCGCGTACAAGCATGTATGCTATTATGTAGCACTTTTACTGCGGTAATGCTTCTCTTCACTGTCTATCGCGAACGACCGAGCTGTGTAGACGATCGATTAGTGGTGGGGATGATGCACACACCACACGACCACTTGTTGAATGCCGTCTGTGAATTTTATACATACGAATCCacaaataggaaaataatctACTaggattaaaaaaaagaaaaaaaagagcatCAAAGGTAAGCAACTTGATAAATAGTAGTAGTCTATCGATCGTTATCTCatttatatgtttttcaattattttgcgCTCAGGTTTAAATACACTGCAATCAACAGATTTACTTACGCACACACAACGTGTTATTGAGATTTTATGCGAGAAGCTGAATGAATACGTTTTTTATTGGCTACGATTGTAGAATGAATTGTCACCGCTTGTTGAAATACAACAGAACAAGAATCGTGGTATCAATACTCTGTGAATAGAGTGAATTCGACGGGAGGAAAACAAGAAGTTCAAACGTACAAGTGTATTTCAGGCGCTCGCCCGCACTCACGACTTCCATCCTCTCCGAGCAATGCTAAAACAAGAGGACAACGGTGCCGTGAAATACACTAAAAATACGTAGAATCGTTGGCACACGATAACCCAGAGCGCACTTGCGATATTATGCGGATTTTGGAAAATCTCTTCcggtataaataaatataccacGTGCAACCACCCGTGTTCCTCAAATTTTTCGcagctttttaaattaacttaAAAGCTTTTATTTATAGAGGTGCttagaaattctatttttattcaaaaatagaGATCATTACATCGCAATTGCGTAATTTTATCTCGAAATGATAATCGATGATAGTAACGctacttattaatattatagtttgCACTTGAAGgtataaatacgtaatgatataaACTCATTGCGATCGCATATGATTATAACAAACATATAATTAACACTgattatatagatattataagTGATGCGTTAAGCAAATCAAGATGGAAGAATTTgtggaaaaagatttataattaaaacctATATCACGATTAATAAAGTTACTGGGGATGAACGAACTAACATGTGATGCATTTAACGGTGACGCAACAAAATGTTACCATGGTAATACAGATAACAGTTACGTACTTCACTTCGCCTGGTACTCGTAAATTCGTAACATTACAGCATGCCATCTATATTTTGCAACTAAATTTAGTCCTAATCAATTTCCATCTAAATACATTATGTAAAACACTACTGCGAAAGGAATACGTATACCTAATGATACAACTTTGGTTAcaaataataagatatataccttttatatttatgaatgtacatatataaataataacaaaagtgaaatacaatagaattaaaattgtcACGTCATATTtagaagtatttaaaaaaaattgcatttttgattttctttagCATCCCTTATCAATAATACTTGTtcacatataaatattatattaaatgtgtgtgaacaaataaatataaatatacatgtataattataacatCGATTTATTGATatcatatttgaaaaatttaaaataaaatcaagggagtgatatttcacaatttccatattttttaaatttttaaaacaaaaattaaagttagaactcaaaaaagatgtaaatagTACACAtgattaaatgataatatgttataagtattcttataaacataaatgttTCTGACAGTATGATCGATTCAAATTTGAGGTTATTTCATCAATTgagtatttaaaattcattttactcACCTAGATCATCcatgtttaatatatattaaccCTGTAGATATTGTTGCACAAATTACACTCAACCCgtgataattttcaattaaaatgacGGTAAAATGTGTCAAAATTGAATGATCAATTTACGTCCCTCAGATGGGCAATGCAAACATCAAATATGGAGAACCCGGTTCTCTCACTTCATAACTTCCAGCATTCATTGTCTAACctttatatgtgtatataagcAGATGTATCATCTCTGGTACAATATATTGAACTTCTCATTCGtttagaataatatatttaagtataatttttattgtaataaagtaattatttataatgtccatgaaagaaacttttttttcttcattattcatatgcatatatgtttataagtaaattacaTTCCTCTCAGTACATTCTATATATCATAATGggagcaataaaaatatatagattatggtttaatttcttatagtcataaaaattatttacatttatagagtatgaagttaaattaaaatctacactattgaatttcaaataaccTATACTTGTTACATACTTTcttcataatttatatagcTACCAAGACGAAAAATCACCAAATGCGTTTGTTacgatttttctctttttaattatggGTGGTATACTTGATTCCTCTTTCTTCATcctgcaaataaaattaacaattaatattgttctaaaaatgtatatatacgtagcgacaaatatatgtaatgcGATTTTACTTGTCTTCTTCTTTGTTCGGTTTTATGTATTTTCCTACGCCTGATCGATATACTTTTAACGCGTCATTCTTTCCTACTTCATTATCTGATTTATTTTTTGCAGCTTCTTGAGCCAATCGTTCAATTTCGGCTGCACGTTCTGCAGCTAATTGTTCATCTGCTTCTTGAAAAGGATCAACGAACACTTGTgctttttgtattattatatcttctATTGGTCTGTCTTTGTTATCtacttcaattttttcaatggCATTTAACGTTTCTAATCCACCTACTATTTTTCCAAAAACTGTATGTTTGCGATCTAAATGTCTACACGATCGGAACGTAATGAAACTGTAATTAAATGGAACGGACTTATTAgcttttaatgaaattccatttgtaaacgtatgtaaatatgaaatacaatatatacaattgcGATCCATTTGTGTTTGATCCAGCATTTGCCATTGATAAAATTCCTCTTCCTTGATGAACTAAATTTGGTTTGAATTCATCTTCAAATGTTTTACCCCAAATAGATGTTCCTCCATTACCAGTATTTGTAGGATCACCTCCTTGTAtctaagtaaaataaaatgttaacatttttattatctataaaCCTCTTACTCAAAGTGGCTATATATTTACCATAAAATTTCGTATAGATCTATGAAACTTTGTTCCATCATAGTAACCATTCTGAcagtgttttataaaattttcacaaGTTTTTGGTACAAGATCACAATGCAGTTCCAAATTTAAAGCACCAAAATTCATGACTAATCTTACATATcctgaaaaaaaaatgtttcagttaagaaaaatataaagatatatataagaataattgTGCTCATACCTTTCTTTCGAACTCTTTCATATCGTACTAAATCTTCTGCAATAACTGCCGCTTGATGTGTAGTTTCTGTTGGCATTACTGTTGATGTAAAGCCAGCTGCAACCGCACCAGTGGAGTAATGTGCCTATATTTATAAGTttctattttcaaatgttatattttatatatatataaaacttatattaatatacaaacCGCATTAAATTTGTCTGCTTTTGGTttagagatttcttttttagtcTCAGTCTGTTTATAATCTCTCTCTAATTCAGctaatatttctttagtttCCATAGATACAGTTTTCAATTTTGCATTTGGGTCATTACGTTCCCTTATCATTTCTAGAATAATTATCAGTAtctatatcatatttattcatattagtatatataaaagtgttattgcaataaatgaaaatttctattttggAATGTACTTGTAAGATATTACCTTCATCTtcaagttttatattatttttaatatgatgGAATGTagataaattgaatttcattgcATTGTTTGGATCTTGTATTATGATAATGTCCTTCCTTGTAAAAGGTTGatcgtttattaaatctttCCAATTACGTGCCTTTATATTCAACTGCTCTATTgcctaaaaaaatattactataaatCATGAATAAATGTTTTCTATCTTAATGAACATTTACCTCatatgaaaatacatttcCAGTTGTTTTGATAGCAATAATATGAGAGTGTTTAgtgaataatttgaaaagaactGGACAATGATATTGTCCTTCTGAATTCTTATGAAaattaagttttattaaagtttTTGTGTCTAATGGCTTTCCTGTAACTGGATTATGCTTaagtttttttatatattctaatattgcttctaattcaaaaatatttccttgtgGATCACAATAAGGGTGCTGGAAAGGTTGTAAAGTTAAACAACAATGGTCATAAGGCAAGCGACGAAATGTTGTATCTTCAGTTACTTCAGAACTTCCAGATTTTTTTCCACCATATAATGTTGTCCATTCTGTATATGTTAAATACCTGGAAGgataataaatacaaacaatttaattcgaaaaatgaaaaatataaaattataacctaaataatatttttaaaaatcttacATCTTATCTTTTTGATGCTGACGTTTACCCATTTTGATTGTGTTATTGATTAGTTATCTTTATAAAGGACTTACAATgattatatctatttattttaattatttaatacttttttgcACTTTGATATATACCAAAATAATTGATATGTATTTATACTACAGCATAGTAAACTTCTTTTTCAAGCTTGGCCAACCTGATAAAAtaactatattattttatcactaCATAAAACGTTTGGAATACAAAACTTGAACTTACTTGATACAAATAAAGGATGAACCTCGCtttaatggaaataaaattattgcctcttttattgcaatttaatGGTTTTCAATGCATAAAATCCAAAAATGTTAATCATAATTTTAGGCATCTAGTGGTTAAAAAGTTATccgtatataaaattgatcttTTTTAGCATATTTGACAATTTACATTGACATCATGTTGGCTTTTATCTACAATTCGTCCAATGAGTGGAGTCGCTGACTATATCAAATGCAAGTGGATGTCAATCATTTTGTGGCGGGATTTTGAATCGTGATTATTGGAGTAGGCAGAGAAGAAATTTTCTCTCTGGATTAGGTTTGGACTATGCTTTATACTCATACAAATACGAACTAATACTCGACGAAGTTCACTTCAATGCTCACTTATGTCGACCaattaaaattacgaataGGAGCAATATGGTGTCATACTAACCTCTAAAATATGCTAAAACTGATGAGTTTTACATACGTATAACTGTGGAACCGCTGAtttcttaaagttaagatttgCATTTTTGGATTCTACGCATTGAGAACTATTGAATAGTAATAAAGAaagataacaattttatatccaTCAAATCGAAATTGAACTTGAATAAATTAAGTTTAAATAGATTTGAGATTTAAAGCAGTTGAATAAAAGTCTACAGAGATGTCTAAGGCAattaaaaaagggaaaatgttgaaaaaaatACTACCAAAGGTAGAACATAATTCACCTTTACGGGTAAATATTCCCGCAGGAATGGCAAATGCTAAACCACCATTGGGATCACAATTAGGACaggttaaaatattttatacttaaaaTTTAGGGTATTTTACGATGTCGTAAGTCGACATCGTAATTTATTGTGTTGCAATTGTATTAAACAATCCAACTGTTTtaagttttataaagaatatacaggtttttgatgaaaaatttacattattatttttagagaaatattaatgtaGCAAACTTTTGCAAAGATTTTAATACAAGAACTGAGAATATTAAAGAAGGCATACCTTTACCATGTCGTGTTAAAGTTAGATCTGATAGGAGTTATGAATTAGTAATACACAAACCACCAGCAACATATTTCTTGAAACAAGCGGCTGGAATTGAGAAAggacaaataaaaaaaggtaaaTGTTAATActgtaaaatatgaatatgtagatatacattaaataaattataatattcttcagGGGAAGTAGCaggaaaaataacatttaaacatttatacgaGATTGCCTGTATTAAAGCAGAAGACCCACCTTTGGCATTATTAAGCATACAACAAATTTGTGAAATGCTTGTTGGTGTAGCTCGAACATGTGGTATTCAAATTGTACATAAATTAGATCCAGAAGAACATGCACAATTtatgaaagagagaaaagaaaatgttaagaAATTCATGGAAGAATTAGAGGCTGCCAGAGAAACCAAAATACTTAGGGCAGtttaaattaatgtattaaGACAAATTTActgtacataattaataaaagcaaggtagtttatttaaatacaatctaaaaagatattatataattttttcttttatatttatcccagttaatattttacatagatTCGTATAATTTCTAGAAGTAATAGCACatttcatatgtatatgtacgtaaAGATTTTAAAACAACCTTGAACTTTAAAGATAAAATCTTACAAACAGAGTCTTATGATTACATAATGTTAAATTCTTTGAACCTCTTAAAAGTAACgtctattataaaaataaatactagAAATTAGGAAACATGATGACTTGAGTTTACAttctttaacaattttataacgattacacaaatgaatttcatataattataatttactgttTGTGAAGTACATGTACAATTGgaactcgaaaaaaaaaatatttttaatcttgtaaatacatttttttttaaacattgaaATCATATAAACACatac
Protein-coding sequences here:
- the LOC132912795 gene encoding RING-type E3 ubiquitin-protein ligase PPIL2; translation: MGKRQHQKDKMYLTYTEWTTLYGGKKSGSSEVTEDTTFRRLPYDHCCLTLQPFQHPYCDPQGNIFELEAILEYIKKLKHNPVTGKPLDTKTLIKLNFHKNSEGQYHCPVLFKLFTKHSHIIAIKTTGNVFSYEAIEQLNIKARNWKDLINDQPFTRKDIIIIQDPNNAMKFNLSTFHHIKNNIKLEDEEMIRERNDPNAKLKTVSMETKEILAELERDYKQTETKKEISKPKADKFNAAHYSTGAVAAGFTSTVMPTETTHQAAVIAEDLVRYERVRKKGYVRLVMNFGALNLELHCDLVPKTCENFIKHCQNGYYDGTKFHRSIRNFMIQGGDPTNTGNGGTSIWGKTFEDEFKPNLVHQGRGILSMANAGSNTNGSQFFITFRSCRHLDRKHTVFGKIVGGLETLNAIEKIEVDNKDRPIEDIIIQKAQVFVDPFQEADEQLAAERAAEIERLAQEAAKNKSDNEVGKNDALKVYRSGVGKYIKPNKEEDKMKKEESSIPPIIKKRKIVTNAFGDFSSW
- the LOC132912832 gene encoding large ribosomal subunit protein uL11m; translation: MSKAIKKGKMLKKILPKVEHNSPLRVNIPAGMANAKPPLGSQLGQRNINVANFCKDFNTRTENIKEGIPLPCRVKVRSDRSYELVIHKPPATYFLKQAAGIEKGQIKKGEVAGKITFKHLYEIACIKAEDPPLALLSIQQICEMLVGVARTCGIQIVHKLDPEEHAQFMKERKENVKKFMEELEAARETKILRAV